One Fusobacterium simiae genomic window, AGAAAAAGCTTTTATCACAGAAATCTTTTATGGAGTTATTAGAAATAAAAAATTTTTAGATTATATAATAGAAACAAATACCAGAGATATAAAAAAAGAGTGGATAAGAAATCTTTTAAGAATCTCTATCTATCAAATTACTTTTATGGATAGTGATAATAAAGGAGTAGTATGGGAAGCAACAGAACTTGCTAAGAAAAAATATGGAGTACCCATATCAAAATTTATTAATGGAACTTTAAGAAATTATTTAAGAAATAAAGATGTAGAATTAAAAAAATTGTATGATGAAAAAAAATATGAAGTCTTATATTCTATTCCAAAATGGTTTTATGATATATTAGAAAAACAATATGGAGATGAAAATTTAAAACAAGCTATTACAAGTTTAAAGAAAATACCATACCTATCAGTAAGAGTGAATAAATTAAAATATACTGAGAAAGAATTTGAAGAATTTTTAGAAAAGAATAATATTCAAATTATTAAAAAGATAGATACAGTCTATTATGTAAATTCAGGCTTAATAATAAATTCAGAAGAATTTAAGTCAGGAAAAATAATTGCCCAAGATGCTTCATCATATCTAGCTGCTAAAAATTTAGGTGTAAGTCCCAATGAATTAGTCTTAGATATATGTGCAGCACCTGGTGGAAAAACTGCTGTTCTTGCTGAAAATATGGGAAATAAAGGTGAAATCATAGCAATAGACATTCATCAACATAAAATAAAACTTATTGAAGCTAATATGAAAAAATTAGGAATAGATATAGTTAAAGCTACTGTCATAGATTCTAGAAATGTAAATAAACAAGGAAGAAAGTTTGATAAAATCTTAGTTGATGTACCTTGTAGCGGTTATGGGGTTATAAGGAAGAAACCTGAAATTCTATATTCTAAAAATAGAGAAAATATTGAAGATTTAGCAAAACTTCAACTAGAAATTTTAAATTCAGCAGCTGATATACTAAAAGATGGTGGAGAATTAATTTATAGCACTTGCACTATAACTGATGAAGAAAACACTAAAAATATTGAAAAATTCTTAAATGAAAGAAAAGAATTTAAAGTTGAAAAATTATATATACCTGAAAATGTTTTAGGAGATTATGATAAACTTGGAGGCTTTTGCATAAATTACAAGGAAGAAATTATGGATAATTTCTATATTATAAAATTAGTAAAGGGAGAAAAATGTTAGAAGAGTTAAAAGAAGCAAATGAATATATTTCATCAAAAATTGATAGATATAAAAGTCCAAATTTAGAGTTGATAAAAGAGATAGAAAAAGATGCAGAGATAAATAATGTTCCTATAATAAGTAAAGAAATAAGGGAATATTTGAAATTTATAATAAGAACTAATAAAAATATTAAAAATATTTTAGAAATAGGAACAGCAACAGGCTATTCAGGTATTATTATGTCAGAAGAAATTCAAGCTAGAAATGGAAGTTTAACTACAATAGAGATAGATGAGGATAAATTTAAAACAGCAAAATCTAATTTTGAAAAATCTAATTTAAAAGGAATAGAACAAATCTTTGGAGATGCCACAGAAGAAATTAAAAAATTAAATAAAAATTTTGATTTAATTTTCATAGATGCAGCTAAGGGACAGTATAAGAAATTCTTTGAAGATTCATACAAACTTTTAAATCAAGGAGGAATAGTATTTATTGATAATATATTATTTAGAGGTTACTTATATAAGGAAAGTCCTAAAAGATTTAAAACAATAGTTAAGAGATTAGATGAATTTATCAATTATCTTTATGAAAACTTTGACTTTATTTTACTACCAATTTCTGATGGAGTTGGAATTATAAGTAAGTAATTCAAAAAAGGAGTTGATATTATGCAAGATACTTATATTTTTCCTGCAATTTTTCATTTAGAAGATGATAATAGTTATTGGGTTGAATTTCCAAATTTTCCATTAGCAAATACACAAGGAGAAGATTTAGAAGATGCGTTATATATGGCAAAAGATTGTTTAGCTGGTTATATAAGTTATATGGAAGAAGAAGGACAAAATATTCCAAAGGCAACAATTCCATATACAAAAAAAATTGGAAAAAACTCTTTTGTTCAACTAATAGAGGTATATCTTCCTCCATATAGAGATGAATATCTTAATAAAATGGAAAGAAAAAATGTAACGATTCCAAGATGGCTTAATCAAATTGCAAAGAAAAAAAATATAAATTGTTCAGCAATTCTTGTTAGTGCTTTAAAAAACAATTAGGGTTTTCAGAAAAATAAAAATTTTTTTTAAACTATTTTATGACTTTCACTGTCATATAGATAAAATTTAGAAAAACCCTCCTAATAGTAAGTAAAAGCTATTGCAAATTTATTATTTCACAATAGCTTTTTTGTTTTTATATAAAAGATTAACTTTTTTTACTATTTTGATTTCTAATTTTGTCTAATTCTGTTAAATTATCTACTTCAGTGACTTCTACTCCATGCTCTGAAAGTTTTTTTCTAAATACTGCAATTCCCATATAAGCCATAATAATAGAAACAATAGGATTTATTAAACTTAAAAAAGCATAAGGAAAATAAGTAAAAGTAGGAATTCCTAAAGTTGCTGATTGATATGCTCCACAACCATTCCATGGAAACATAGGAGACCATAAAGAACCTCCATCTTCTAATGTTCTTGAAAGATAATATCTTTCCAACCCCATATCATCATAAACTTTATAATACATTCTTCCAGGAATTATATTTGCTAAATATTGATCAGTAAGAACAAAATCGCAAAGAATTCCAGTTACAATAGTTGTAGCAACAAGACTTCCAACAGAGTGAATATATTTTACAACTCTTTCAAGAATTACTTCAGTAAATTTTGCCTTTTCCAAAATTCCTCCAAAACATAAAGCAAATATAATAAGTGATATTGTCCATAACATTCCATTTACACCACCACGAGTAAGGAGTTTATCAACAATTTCTACATTTGTATTTCCTACATATCCATTTTGCAAAACATTTAAAATATCTACAAGACTTGCACCTTGGAAAATAACTGCAAATATACTCCCAACTGCTGTTGCAAGTAAAAGAGAAGGAATTGCAGGAATTTTTTTAATAGCCGTTATAAGTACTATAATAGGAGGAATTAATAACCAAGGACTAATGGTAAAACTATGAGAAAGTGCTTCTCTTATTATTTTTATATTTTCTAAATTTACAGAAGAAGATTCATATCTTAGTCCAATTATCAAATACAATAACAACGCTAATATAAAACTAGGAACAGTTGTATACATCATGGATCTTACATGAAGATATAAATCAGTTTCTGCTGCAGCTGCAGCAACATTTGTACTGTCAGACAAAGGAGAAATTTTATCTCCAAAATATGCCCCTGAGATAACCATTCCTGCTGTAAGTGCTGGATTAATACCAAGTCCAGTTCCTATTCCCATAAGAGCAACACCTATTGTTCCTCCAGATGTCCATGCACTACCAGTTGCTACAGATACAATTGCACATAGAATACAACCAGTAGGTAAGAAAAATTTTGGAGAAATTAATTCTAAGCCATAATAAATCATAGCTGGAACAGAACCTGCCAAAACCCATGAACCTATAAGCATCCCAACGATCATTACAATAATTAAAGCTTCTATTGCACGATAAACACTTTCAATCATTCCTTCACTTATTTCAGCCCAAGTACAACCAACTTTCAATGCCATAATTCCTGCAAGTATAGTTGAAATTACAATTGGAATATGGGGTTCCACTCTTAATACTAACATAGAGTAGACAATAATAATTGACATCCCTACAATAGGAACTAAAGCTTCCCAAATTTTAGGTTTTCTTGCTACATTCATATTTATACCTCCATTATATTTAATGTATACTATTCTATATAGCAATTATTATGCCAAATAAGAAAATATTATTTTCCAATATAAAAAATAAAAAAATTTAGTAAATAAATAAAAAATAGGAAATATCTTTCTTATTTTGAGAAAAAAATTTCCTATTTCTTTATTTATAAAATTTAACTATCATCCTCTTTTTAAAGAATTAATCCAATCTCGTAAATTATATTCTAAAATTTTATTATTTAACTGTCTTTTACTAATATTAAGCATTATTGCAGCTTTAGATAAATTCCCTTCACATTTCTGAATTTTAGATTTAATAAATTCTACTTCAAATTGACTTCTAGCATCTTTTAAACTATTATTGAAATTTAAAATTGACTTTTCTGTATATTGAATATAATTTTTTGTATCATTAAAACAAATTATATTCCCCTCTGCTAAAACCATTAAACGTTCTATAATATTTTTCAATTCTCTAATATTCCCAGGATAGTGATAATTTTTTAAAAATTCCATAGTTTTTTCATCAATATATTCTATTTTTTTCTTTAATTCTATTTCAAATTTTTTAATAAAAAAAGTAATAAATTTTTCAATATCTTCTGGGCGTTCTCGTAAAGGTGGAACATTAATAATAATCCCATTAACTCTATATAAAAAATCTTCTCTAAGTATTCCATTTTTAATATATTCATGAATATTTTGATTTGTTGCAGAAATTAATCTTACATCAATGTTAATTTTTTTATTTCCACCTACACGTGTAATTGTTTTATCTTCAAGAATTCGTAAAAGTTTTACTTGTGTATTTAAAGAAATATCTGCAATTTCGTCTAAAAATAATGTTCCATGACTAGCTTCTTCAAATTTTCCTATTTTTTGTTTAATTGCTCCTGTAAAAGCTCCTTTTTCATGTCCAAAAAGCTCTGATTCAAGAACACCTTCAGAGTATTCTTGGCAATTTACAGGAATAAAAGGAGAGGAATTTCTTTCACTTTTTTCATGTATATACCTTGCAATAACTTCTTTTCCAACTCCTGATTCTCCTAAAATTAATACAGACAAATTACTCTTTGCAACTTTATTACAAATATCAATGATATTCTTCATATTAACATTGTCTGATTCTAACATAGATATTTCTTTATTTTGGTTTTTTAGTAAACTATTTTCTATTTTTAATTCTTTAAGTTGTAAAAATCTTTCTATATCTAATAACAAAGTACTTGGATCATTGCTTTTTATAAAATAATTATATGCTCCATCTTGAATTGCCTGTACAGCAGTTTCAACAGTTCCGTAAGCAGTAACCATAATTATTCCTATTTCTGTATTGTAATTTTTTACCCAATGTAGAAGCTCCATTCCCGTTTCATTTTTCATAATTAAATCAGTTATCACCATGTCTACTTTATTATTTTTGATAATTTCTTTAGCATCTTTAACACAAGCTGCTTTATAAGCATGATAACCTTTTTCTTTTAATATCAAAGAAAACATTTCTCTATAGTCATCTTCATCATCTACTATTAAAATACTATAATTTGCAGTCATTTTTATCTCTCCTATTCAAATTTAATAGAAACTAAAAATTTTGTTCCAACACCATATTTGCTTTCAACAGAAATATCACCATTATACTTTTTAATTTCATTATACACAAGGTATAATCCTAGTCCTGTTCCATGTTCTTCTTTCGTAGTGTAAAAAGGATCAAATATATAGTCAATCTCTTCTTCTGAAATTCCAATACCATTATCCTCAATTAAAAGATTAAGTAAATTAGAATTTGAAGAAACAGATATCTTTATTAGATTATTACCTTTATCTTCAGAAAAAGCATCAATTGCATTTTCAATAAGATTAATTAAAATAATATTAATGGTTTCAATATTCAAAATTACAATAGGTTCACTTTTTAGTATTAAATCACATTGAATATTTTTTGCTTTTAATCTTGTTTTCATTAGAGTTAATATATTTTTTATAATAGTTTCAATATTTTCTTTACTACATTTATCTGCTGATACCCTTGAAAAACGAAGCAAATGCTCAATTAAATTATTAATTCTTTGAATAGCATGTTCCATCATAACAACAGCTTTTTCTAAAGATTCATTAGATGTTTTCATTTTAATAAGATATAATCCATTTCTTATTGTCCCAAGTGGATTTCTAATTTCATGAGCTAAACCAGCAGAGATCTGTCCTATTGTCATTAATTTATTTTCCTGATGAAGTTTCCTTTCTGCAATAAGTTTTTCTGTAATATCTTCTATACTTAAAATTCTAAATTTTTCATCATTTGAAATGTAAGGTGATAATTTAATTTCATAACATTTATTTTTTATTATATTTTTAAAAATGTGGCTTAAATTAGTATCTAATTTTATATAGTCTGATATTTTAATCAGATTAGATAAAAATGGTAACTCAAAAAGATTTTTTTTTACAATTTCTTTTCTTTCTTTTGACAATAAAGTTAAAGCTGCTTTATTACACTCTATAACAATATTTGATTCATTAACAATAAATAAGGCTATATTTAAATTATTTAATATTATATTAATATTTTTTTTAGTATTTTCAATTTCTTTTGTTTTTTGTAGTACCCTCTTTTTTAAAAAATAATTCCAAATATAAAGTGCTATCATGCAAAAAAGTAAAATAACAGCAATATTGATAAAAGCTTCAAAATCCTTTTTTTCTCCTCTTATTGATTCAGAAATTCCAAACCACTTTTGTTGAACTTTTGACACAATATGATTTTTTTTCATTTGTAAAATACCCTTGTTGAGTATAGACAATAGCATATCAGAATTTTTATTAACAGCTAATACTACATCTTTTTCATATAAAAGAGTAACATCATATTTTTTAGTTTCATATACATCATATTCTTTCCAATATGTTGAAATTACTACCTCATCTCCAACAGCTGCTTCTACATCACCGTTTTTTAAAAGTTCTAAAACAGTTTTTGTATCGTCTACAAAAATAAAATTTACTAATTTTTTATTTTCTTTTTTTAAAATATTATCTATATATTCAGCTGCTAAGTCTCCTTTTGGAATGGCTACTTTTTTTTCAGATAAATCTGTAAGATTTAATATAGGACTATTTCCTTTAGGAGAAATAATAACTGTTTTTAAGCGATATATTGGAATAGAAAAATTAAATTCTTTTGCTCTATTTTCACTAGGAAACATATCACATACATCTATTTTTTTACTTCTTAAAGCCTCTACTAAATTATAAAATGTATACATATCTATCGTAATTGCTGTCTCAGTTTCAATTGACAAAAAATTGACATAATCAACAATCAATCCTGAATATTTTTTTGCTTCATTATCATAATAAGAAATAGGTGGAGAAGTAATATC contains:
- the rsmB gene encoding 16S rRNA (cytosine(967)-C(5))-methyltransferase RsmB yields the protein MNVKQIAINLISQVDKGAYSNIVLNETFKTLDINSKEKAFITEIFYGVIRNKKFLDYIIETNTRDIKKEWIRNLLRISIYQITFMDSDNKGVVWEATELAKKKYGVPISKFINGTLRNYLRNKDVELKKLYDEKKYEVLYSIPKWFYDILEKQYGDENLKQAITSLKKIPYLSVRVNKLKYTEKEFEEFLEKNNIQIIKKIDTVYYVNSGLIINSEEFKSGKIIAQDASSYLAAKNLGVSPNELVLDICAAPGGKTAVLAENMGNKGEIIAIDIHQHKIKLIEANMKKLGIDIVKATVIDSRNVNKQGRKFDKILVDVPCSGYGVIRKKPEILYSKNRENIEDLAKLQLEILNSAADILKDGGELIYSTCTITDEENTKNIEKFLNERKEFKVEKLYIPENVLGDYDKLGGFCINYKEEIMDNFYIIKLVKGEKC
- a CDS encoding sigma-54-dependent transcriptional regulator, with the protein product MTANYSILIVDDEDDYREMFSLILKEKGYHAYKAACVKDAKEIIKNNKVDMVITDLIMKNETGMELLHWVKNYNTEIGIIMVTAYGTVETAVQAIQDGAYNYFIKSNDPSTLLLDIERFLQLKELKIENSLLKNQNKEISMLESDNVNMKNIIDICNKVAKSNLSVLILGESGVGKEVIARYIHEKSERNSSPFIPVNCQEYSEGVLESELFGHEKGAFTGAIKQKIGKFEEASHGTLFLDEIADISLNTQVKLLRILEDKTITRVGGNKKINIDVRLISATNQNIHEYIKNGILREDFLYRVNGIIINVPPLRERPEDIEKFITFFIKKFEIELKKKIEYIDEKTMEFLKNYHYPGNIRELKNIIERLMVLAEGNIICFNDTKNYIQYTEKSILNFNNSLKDARSQFEVEFIKSKIQKCEGNLSKAAIMLNISKRQLNNKILEYNLRDWINSLKRG
- a CDS encoding O-methyltransferase, producing MLEELKEANEYISSKIDRYKSPNLELIKEIEKDAEINNVPIISKEIREYLKFIIRTNKNIKNILEIGTATGYSGIIMSEEIQARNGSLTTIEIDEDKFKTAKSNFEKSNLKGIEQIFGDATEEIKKLNKNFDLIFIDAAKGQYKKFFEDSYKLLNQGGIVFIDNILFRGYLYKESPKRFKTIVKRLDEFINYLYENFDFILLPISDGVGIISK
- the nhaC gene encoding Na+/H+ antiporter NhaC — translated: MNVARKPKIWEALVPIVGMSIIIVYSMLVLRVEPHIPIVISTILAGIMALKVGCTWAEISEGMIESVYRAIEALIIVMIVGMLIGSWVLAGSVPAMIYYGLELISPKFFLPTGCILCAIVSVATGSAWTSGGTIGVALMGIGTGLGINPALTAGMVISGAYFGDKISPLSDSTNVAAAAAETDLYLHVRSMMYTTVPSFILALLLYLIIGLRYESSSVNLENIKIIREALSHSFTISPWLLIPPIIVLITAIKKIPAIPSLLLATAVGSIFAVIFQGASLVDILNVLQNGYVGNTNVEIVDKLLTRGGVNGMLWTISLIIFALCFGGILEKAKFTEVILERVVKYIHSVGSLVATTIVTGILCDFVLTDQYLANIIPGRMYYKVYDDMGLERYYLSRTLEDGGSLWSPMFPWNGCGAYQSATLGIPTFTYFPYAFLSLINPIVSIIMAYMGIAVFRKKLSEHGVEVTEVDNLTELDKIRNQNSKKS
- a CDS encoding transporter substrate-binding domain-containing protein; translated protein: MKMIKKHFILFIMIVVCIILLNQVILMKYGITLITYLKYSSPITKEEKEYLELHSPIRLGTDITSPPISYYDNEAKKYSGLIVDYVNFLSIETETAITIDMYTFYNLVEALRSKKIDVCDMFPSENRAKEFNFSIPIYRLKTVIISPKGNSPILNLTDLSEKKVAIPKGDLAAEYIDNILKKENKKLVNFIFVDDTKTVLELLKNGDVEAAVGDEVVISTYWKEYDVYETKKYDVTLLYEKDVVLAVNKNSDMLLSILNKGILQMKKNHIVSKVQQKWFGISESIRGEKKDFEAFINIAVILLFCMIALYIWNYFLKKRVLQKTKEIENTKKNINIILNNLNIALFIVNESNIVIECNKAALTLLSKERKEIVKKNLFELPFLSNLIKISDYIKLDTNLSHIFKNIIKNKCYEIKLSPYISNDEKFRILSIEDITEKLIAERKLHQENKLMTIGQISAGLAHEIRNPLGTIRNGLYLIKMKTSNESLEKAVVMMEHAIQRINNLIEHLLRFSRVSADKCSKENIETIIKNILTLMKTRLKAKNIQCDLILKSEPIVILNIETINIILINLIENAIDAFSEDKGNNLIKISVSSNSNLLNLLIEDNGIGISEEEIDYIFDPFYTTKEEHGTGLGLYLVYNEIKKYNGDISVESKYGVGTKFLVSIKFE
- a CDS encoding type II toxin-antitoxin system HicB family antitoxin, with translation MQDTYIFPAIFHLEDDNSYWVEFPNFPLANTQGEDLEDALYMAKDCLAGYISYMEEEGQNIPKATIPYTKKIGKNSFVQLIEVYLPPYRDEYLNKMERKNVTIPRWLNQIAKKKNINCSAILVSALKNN